A single genomic interval of Oncorhynchus gorbuscha isolate QuinsamMale2020 ecotype Even-year linkage group LG25, OgorEven_v1.0, whole genome shotgun sequence harbors:
- the si:dkey-85k7.12 gene encoding LOW QUALITY PROTEIN: up-regulator of cell proliferation (The sequence of the model RefSeq protein was modified relative to this genomic sequence to represent the inferred CDS: inserted 2 bases in 1 codon) gives MAAQKPTWRVCCWTWGWRNTTQRSSTLAPCCRLMRRLSPMNLLRLSALPWIFLKRLMMVNVTARSVKCTSLEGEASCDASFCNIDLDLESLVDNLDSSNVVNPLDIVTALFLCSNGFLQQEMVLKMSMCQFSVPLLLPNCDTEECTLMLWAMRDIVKKFRPHSLADSRGFVEDRIVLSDLPMVSFVRLGECSLSKSQILNKLLSNPQQYHDTFVHHDMECGDSPRRISNGLVEISWYLPSGKKNIDIFGEAIAVSNLRGDISSFETQYSFLCQTSAAVFVFFDNLDTKYKLLTSQHTKAQLFLVGNTQSKSFSIDALKRTAAELNLKKSSIILKTKQMNDADFVKNLRNTVGELIKNSKSRMPLVQMAEVAHELGILVDEDYKECQSAKQNADAITSKIYDTPQYKESQLPLQGQIWKELARLEKEECRLRKAGNQNLEMYKSELQTDKRQLREQQRRYDISEAMTCFINAISSAGLERTYFLKWMRMNLDNMARKNLSGLRELYKEKSQNSSENKDEIADLDRQISNSSLGTEHFLREMGQLYESAVLLEEAEESRQQLKHLPRLCAELLLDGFPLELVDGDASNIPLRWVSDVLHQLNVLVQPKSKILVVTVLGVQSTGKSTLLNTMFGVQFAVSSGRCTRGAFMLLIKVKDDFXKKLNCDFLVIIDTEGLKSPELAQHDDSYEHDNELATLVVGLSDVTIINIAMENSTEMKDILQIVVHAFLRMKEVGKKPKCQFVHQNVADVSAHDKNMRDRKMLLEQLNEMTQAAARMENKEENKSFTDVMEYNPETGNWYIPGLWHGNPPMAPINAGYSESVYEFKKNMIEIFQNCEASGNNIMDFLEWTKSLWNAVKYENFIFSFRNSLVADAYMKLCVEFSKWEWSFRKHMHTWMTNAETRISNFGTIAMKYQTRDVRDFLHHLKSEASIELVQWEKNLLDNLTKYYEQADGHVYLVERYREDFANSIRSLKREIENSVLSKLVADVEIQQGMNKLATIKKNYTAVMEEKVLKLVENCRKDKCQRPDQELDREFEKVWEETVQELSFPGLKKIDIVSHVLSQLRSNMMQKAVNEKLNNVKLEDHGTKPFIVSPGGFLKKLVNSIYVNENTRKTQAMADNLIDKCSEFVRETVQNKTNYHDTYIQEILHMIEEKLEANKNLGTSNKFELSIKLYVCGFASRAFQAMHEQFICANNPHWCLEQFKGKYLADFKDLFSGQDQCQKKAAEFTNLCLRPAVEACVTNSLGLEIVDVMLTGQNAFQFSSRTFFQYSILKQLLSAFNFDNYVSYICHYEAFVKNWILNEILKHFSQGNKMFELEKYQLNGIIKVINEAISKAQTNENGNIKEFLQDICRELGEKLVIPQDALEATMILNNSKQEQFSHWLKTSVVEMEQSLTEEFQQAEDLKHKLKRQKIKPQNELFTRVFGCGKQCPFCGAPCEAGGEAHNEHCASIHRPQGLGQFRFNDSRKLCTDICSSAVFSEGSFKCYETNEEFQPLKKYRDIFPNWHIPADPSIQASDYWKYVMAKFNKEFAKEYVSLPGDIPPSWKRITKEQAENSLRESFGIN, from the exons TCTGTGTTCCAATGGTTTTCTCCAGCAAGAGATGGTTTTGAAAATGTCAATGTGTCAGTTTTCAGTGCCCCTGCTTCTCCCCAATTGTGACACAGAAGAGTGTACGCTAATGCTCTGGGCCATGAGAGACATTGTCAAGAAGTTCAGACCGCATTCATTGGCAGATTCCAGAGGATTTGTTGAAGACAGGATTGttctctctgacctccctatggTCTCTTTTGTCAGATTGGGCGAGTGCTCTCTGTCCAAGTCTCAGATTCTAAACAAGCTGCTGAGTAATCCTCAACAGTATCACGACACGTTTGTCCACCATGACATGGAATGTGGCGATAGCCCAAGGAGAATATCCAACGGATTGGTTGAGATAAGCTGGTACCTCCCAAGTGGGAaaaaaaacattgatatttttggTGAAGCTATTGCTGTATCCAATCTTAGAGGGGACATCAGTTCTTTTGAAACACAATATTCATTTCTTTGCCAGACCTCTGCAGCAGTCTTTGTGTTCTTTGACAACCTGGACACCAAGTACAAGCTACTGACCAGCCAACACACCAAGGCTCAGCTGTTTCTAGTGGGTAACACACAGAGCAAGAGCTTCAGCATTGATGCTTTGAAGAGAACAGCAGCAGAGTTGAACTTGAAAAAAAGCAGCATCATCCTGAAGACCAAACAGATGAATGATGCAGACTTTGTGAAGAACCTGCGAAACACAGTTGGTGAGTTGATTAAGAATTCAAAGTCCAGAATGCCATTGGTGCAGATGGCTGAAGTGGCGCATGAGCTTGGAATACTGGTTGATGAGGACTACAAAGAATGTCAGAGTGCCAAGCAAAATGCTGACGCAATCACGTCAAAGATTTATGACACACCACAGTATAAGGAAAGTCAGCTTCCCTTGCAAGGACAGATTTGGAAGGAGCTGGCACGTCTGGAGAAGGAGGAATGCAGACTGCGGAAAGCTGGGAACCAGAACCTAGAGATGTACAAAAGTGAACTCCAAACAGACAAGAGACAACTTAGGGAACAGCAAAGGAGATATGACATTTCAGAGGCAATGACCTGCTTCATAAATGCAATATCAAGCGCAGGGCTAGAAAGGACCTATTTCTTGAAATGGATGAGAATGAACCTGGACAATATGGCTCGTAAAAACCTTTCTGGCCTTAGAGAGCTGTACAAAGAAAAGTCTCAGAATTCATCTGAAAACAAAGATGAAATTGCAGACCTTGACAGACAGATTTCAAACAGTTCTTTGGGAACTGAGCATTTCCTACGTGAAATGGGTCAACTGTATGAATCTGCAGTCTTACTGGAAGAAGCTGAAGAGTCTAGGCAACAACTGAAGCACCTGCCCAGACTATGTGCTGAGTTGCTTCTGGATGGGTTTCCTCTGGAGCTGGTGGATGGAGACGCATCTAACATACCTCTGAGATGGGTGAGTGATGTGCTGCATCAACTCAATGTCTTGGTGCAACCGAAGAGCAAGATCCTGGTGGTAACTGTTCTAGGTGTTCAGAGCACGGGAAAGTCCACTCTACTGAACACAATGTTTGGAGTGCAGTTCGCAGTCAGTAGCGGCAGATGCACAAGAGGAGCCTTTATGCTGCTCATCAAAGTCAAAGACGACTT AAAAAAGCTGAACTGCGACTTCTTAGTGATCATCGACACAGAAGGGCTGAAGTCGCCAGAGCTGGCACAGCATGATGACAGCTACGAGCATGACAACGAGCTAGCCACACTTGTTGTCGGCCTGAGTGATGTCACTATAATCAATATTGCCATGGAGAACTCGACCGAGATGAAGGACATCCTGCAGATCGTGGTCCACGCTTTTCTCCGGATGAAAGAGGTGGGAAAGAAACCCAAGTGTCAGTTTGTCCACCAGAACGTGGCAGATGTCTCGGCACATGATAAGAACATGAGAGACCGGAAAATGCTGCTGGAGCAGTTAAACGAGATGACCCAGGCAGCAGCCAGAATGGAAAACAAGGAGGAGAACAAGAGCTTCACTGATGTGATGGAGTACAACCCAGAGACTGGTAACTGGTACATTCCTGGACTTTGGCACGGAAACCCCCCAATGGCACCCATCAACGCCGGTTACAGCGAGTCTGTATACGAGTTCAAAAAGAACATGATCGAGATCTTCCAGAACTGTGAAGCCTCTGGGAACAACATCATGGACTTTCTGGAGTGGACAAAAAGCCTGTGGAATGCTGTGAAGTATGAAAACTTCATCTTCAGCTTCAGAAACAGCCTGGTGGCTGATGCCTACATGAAGCTGTGTGTTGAGTTCAGTAAGTGGGAATGGTCATTCAGAAAGCACATGCACACATGGATGACAAATGCTGAAACAAGGATTTCCAACTTCGGAACAATAGCAATGAAATATCAAACAAGAGACGTGAGGGATTTTCTCCATCATTTGAAAAGTGAAGCCTCAATAGAACTTGTCCAATGGGAGAAGAACCTTCTTGACAACCTGACCAAGTACTATGAACAGGCAGATGGACATGTCTACTTggtggagagatacagagaggatttCGCAAACAGCATCAGAAGTCTAAAAAGGGAGATAGAAAACTCTGTTTTGAGTAAACTGGTCGCTGATGTTGAGATTCAACAAGGAATGAACAAGCTTGCCACAATCAAGAAGAACTACACCGCGGTGATGGAGGAAAAGGTGCTGAAGTTGGTTGAGAACTGCAGAAAGGACAAATGTCAGAGGCCAGATCAGGAGCTTGACAGAGAATTTGAAAAGGTGTGGGAGGAAACTGTGCAGGAGCTCTCTTTTCCAGGATTGAAGAAAATAGACATTGTGAGCCATGTTTTAAGCCAGCTCCGGTCTAACATGATGCAGAAGGCAGTGAATGAAAAGTTGAACAATGTGAAACTTGAAGATCATGGAACAAAACCCTTCATAGTCTCTCCAGGGGGGTTCTTAAAGAAGTTAGTGAATAGCATTTACGTGAATGAGAACACAAGAAAAACCCAGGCCATGGCAGACAACCTCATAGACAAATGCAGTGAATTTGTGAGAGAGACTGTTCAAAATAAGACAAACTACCATGACACATACATTCAAGAGATCCTGCACATGATTGAAGAGAAGTTGGAAGCCAACAAAAATCTTGGGACAAGCAATAAATTTGAACTCTCCATTAAATTGTACGTTTGTGGGTTTGCATCCAGGGCTTTCCAAGCAATGCACGAACAGTTCATATGTGCAAACAATCCTCATTGGTGCCTTGAACAGTTCAAAGGTAAATACCTGGCAGACTTCAAAGACTTGTTCAGTGGACAAGATCAGTGTCAGAAGAAAGCTGCAGAGTTCACCAACCTGTGTCTCAGACCTGCAGTAGAAGCCTGTGTCACCAATTCTCTGGGTCTAGAAATTGTTGACGTAATGCTGACGGGGCAGAATGCCTTTCAATTCAGCTCTCGGACATTTTTCCAGTACTCTatcctgaagcaactgctgtcaGCATTCAACTTTGACAACTATGTGAGCTACATTTGTCACTATGAAGCTTTTGTCAAGAATTGGATTTTGAATGAAATCTTGAAACACTTTTCACAAGGGAACAAAATGTTTGAATTGGAGAAGTATCAACTCAATGGGATTATCAAAGTAATCAATGAGGCAATCTCAAAGGCACAGACTAATGAGAACGGCAACATAAAGGAATTCCTTCAGGACATATGCAGGGAACTTGGAGAGAAGCTGGTCATTCCCCAAGATGCGTTGGAAGCCACTATGATCCTCAACAATTCCAAACAGGAACAGTTTTCCCACTGGCTCAAAACATCTGTGGTGGAGATGGAACAGTCTCTGACAGAAGAATTCCAACAAGCAGAGGATCTGAAACATAAATTGAAAAGACAGAAAATCAAGCCTCAGAACGAGCTGTTCACAAGAGTGTTTGGCTGCGGGAAGCAGTGTCCATTCTGCGGGGCACCATGTGAGGCGGGAGGGGAGGCCCACAATGAGCACTGTGCCTCGATACACAGACCACAGGGACTTGGTCAGTTCAGGTTTAATGACTCAAGGAAACTATGCACTGACATCTGCTCCTCTGCAGTGTTTAGTGAGGGTTCTTTCAAATGCTACGAGACAAATGAAGAATTTCAGCCTTTAAAAAAGTACAGAGACATTTTTCCCAACTGGCATATCCCGGCAGATCCCAGCATACAGGCCTCAGACTACTGGAAATATGTGATGGCAAAATTCAACAAGGAATTTGCCAAAGAGTATGTCTCACTCCCTGGAGATATCCCCCCTTCCTGgaaacggatcacaaaggaacaGGCAGAAAACAGCCTTAGAGAGTCTTTTGGCATTAATTGA